From one Streptomyces sp. R41 genomic stretch:
- a CDS encoding IucA/IucC family protein yields MHRPPTPAAEAALADELSVVRPGLAAPYAQALPGARAAVLTRLWRALAHEPLPWIARREPGRDGLTVRLTDGRRLHGPHADPYATTAYVTEVRLDDKPYDRPAGLLDALAVPHGPAFAAELDHSVASLALSRAGQTASFDPAVPVDSRTWEQRVVDGHPYHPNCRSRPGFSAAEQLAYAPEHRPLVELGLVVADDCLVTGEWPKWLRDGERVLIPVHPWQSAHVLDRPVQDGLTAHPLMSLRTLALPDGPHVKTALSARLTSSVRDISVYSVETAETVSAFMEAVADRLDMPLHITRTLGAITANSPDLAAVLRESPDGYARPGEQVVPVAALPLTGLTEDPARLAEFTRLVLTVGLRLLDLGVALEAHGQNLLVVLDPAGAPVRLVYRDLADIRISPARLARHGIPAPDLSGRIVTDDETTLRRKLFGSLVGGALGATAGSTAALRAALETVVRDLPDTADLAALRDEPLPTKALTSMRLSPETPGDMWARLPNPLTGPGSGGHSM; encoded by the coding sequence GTGCACCGTCCCCCCACGCCCGCGGCCGAGGCGGCGCTGGCCGACGAGCTGAGCGTCGTACGCCCCGGCCTGGCGGCGCCGTACGCGCAGGCGCTGCCCGGCGCCCGGGCGGCCGTGCTGACCCGTCTGTGGCGGGCGCTGGCGCATGAGCCGCTGCCGTGGATCGCGCGCCGCGAGCCGGGCCGCGACGGTCTCACGGTCCGCCTGACCGACGGCCGACGGCTGCACGGGCCGCACGCGGACCCGTACGCCACCACCGCGTACGTCACCGAGGTACGCCTCGACGACAAGCCGTACGATCGTCCGGCCGGGCTCCTGGACGCCCTCGCGGTCCCGCACGGTCCCGCCTTCGCGGCCGAGCTCGACCACAGCGTGGCCTCCTTGGCGCTGTCCCGCGCGGGACAGACGGCCTCTTTCGACCCGGCCGTGCCCGTGGACAGCCGGACCTGGGAGCAGCGGGTCGTCGACGGGCATCCGTACCACCCCAACTGCCGTTCGCGGCCGGGTTTCTCGGCGGCCGAGCAGCTCGCCTACGCGCCGGAGCACCGGCCGCTCGTGGAGCTGGGGCTGGTGGTCGCGGACGACTGCCTCGTCACGGGCGAGTGGCCGAAGTGGCTGCGGGACGGCGAGCGCGTCCTGATTCCGGTCCACCCCTGGCAGTCGGCCCATGTGCTGGACCGTCCTGTCCAGGACGGGCTCACCGCCCATCCGTTGATGTCCCTGCGCACCCTCGCCCTGCCGGACGGCCCGCACGTCAAAACCGCGCTGAGCGCCCGGCTGACCTCCTCGGTGCGCGACATCTCGGTGTACTCGGTCGAGACGGCCGAGACCGTCTCGGCGTTCATGGAGGCGGTGGCCGATCGCCTGGACATGCCACTGCACATCACCAGGACCCTGGGCGCGATCACCGCCAACAGCCCTGATCTGGCGGCGGTGTTGCGGGAGTCCCCGGACGGGTACGCGCGGCCGGGCGAGCAGGTCGTCCCGGTGGCCGCCCTTCCCCTGACCGGCCTCACCGAAGACCCCGCCCGGCTCGCGGAGTTCACCCGGCTCGTCCTCACCGTCGGGCTACGGCTGCTCGACCTGGGCGTGGCCCTGGAGGCACACGGCCAGAACCTGCTGGTGGTCCTCGACCCCGCGGGCGCCCCGGTCCGCCTCGTCTACCGCGACCTGGCGGACATCCGGATCAGCCCGGCCCGGCTCGCCCGCCACGGCATCCCGGCCCCGGACCTCTCCGGCCGGATCGTCACGGACGACGAGACCACCCTGCGCCGCAAGCTCTTCGGCTCGCTCGTCGGCGGCGCGCTGGGGGCGACAGCCGGTTCGACGGCCGCCCTGCGCGCGGCCCTGGAAACCGTCGTACGGGATCTGCCGGACACCGCCGACCTCGCGGCCCTCCGCGACGAACCCCTGCCCACCAAGGCGTTGACCTCGATGCGGTTGTCGCCGGAAACACCCGGTGACATGTGGGCCCGACTGCCCAACCCGCTCACGGGACCCGGCTCGGGCGGCCACTCGATGTGA